Proteins encoded by one window of Ramlibacter tataouinensis:
- a CDS encoding restriction endonuclease, which translates to MKFRMAENSLFAVLLRSPWWISIAVALGLVALAQALLPQDLRTVGSMGALPFVVIGAIACWRQWNAPSPAQAQQLLDGAAKMSWPQFEQALRAGFAREGWQVRPGEGGADLVLERKGVPTLVSARRWKAARHGEEALQALDQAMQRQEVGRGVYVALGELSPQARSLAKARSIEVLQGTTLARLLRS; encoded by the coding sequence ATGAAGTTCCGCATGGCGGAGAACTCGCTGTTCGCGGTGCTGCTGCGATCGCCCTGGTGGATCAGCATCGCGGTCGCACTCGGCCTGGTGGCGCTGGCGCAGGCGCTGCTGCCGCAGGACCTGCGCACGGTGGGCAGCATGGGTGCCTTGCCCTTCGTCGTGATCGGCGCGATCGCCTGCTGGCGCCAGTGGAACGCGCCCAGCCCGGCGCAGGCGCAGCAACTGCTGGACGGCGCGGCGAAGATGTCGTGGCCGCAGTTCGAGCAGGCGCTGCGCGCGGGCTTCGCGCGCGAGGGCTGGCAGGTGCGGCCGGGCGAGGGCGGCGCCGATCTGGTGCTCGAGCGCAAGGGCGTGCCCACGCTGGTGTCGGCGCGGCGCTGGAAGGCCGCGCGCCATGGCGAGGAGGCGCTGCAGGCGCTGGACCAGGCCATGCAGCGGCAGGAGGTCGGCCGCGGCGTCTACGTGGCCCTGGGCGAGCTCAGCCCGCAGGCCCGGTCGCTGGCCAAGGCCCGATCCATCGAAGTGCTCCAGGGGACCACGCTGGCCCGGCTGCTGCGTTCCTGA
- the glgC gene encoding glucose-1-phosphate adenylyltransferase — translation MAKEDLAFDHLTPTPRLDEDPRTAERLSLARQLPKRTVALVLAGGRGSRLHELTDRRAKPAVYFGGKFRIIDFALSNCINSGIRRIGVLTQYKSHSLLRHLQRGWNFLRGEVNEFIDLLPAQQRVSGADWYRGTADAIYQNIDILKSYAPEYILVLAGDHVYKMDYSLMLLDHVESGARCTVGCIEVPRMEATALGVMAIDERRRITAFLEKPADPPAMPGKPDRALGSMGIYVFDAQYLYRQLEEDCVDPASHRDFGQDVIPRLVARGNVLAHPLGLSSVPASTRHNPYWRDVGTVDAFWAANLDLASNMPELNIYDRDWPIWTHQEQLPPAKFVPDERGRHGEIANVMASGGCIVSGSDLSHSVLFSSVRVHSCCSIREAVILPGCDIGRGSKLSKVVIDRGCQIAEGTVIGEDPQLDGERFHRTDSGVVLVTKDMLGQD, via the coding sequence ATGGCCAAGGAAGACCTGGCGTTCGATCACCTCACCCCGACCCCCCGGCTGGACGAGGACCCGCGCACGGCCGAGCGCCTCAGCCTGGCGCGCCAGCTGCCCAAGCGCACCGTGGCGCTGGTGCTGGCCGGCGGGCGCGGCTCGCGCCTGCACGAGCTGACCGACCGCCGCGCCAAGCCGGCGGTCTACTTCGGCGGCAAGTTCCGCATCATCGATTTCGCGCTGTCCAACTGCATCAACTCCGGCATCCGCCGCATCGGCGTGCTGACCCAGTACAAGTCGCACTCGCTGCTGCGCCACCTGCAGCGCGGCTGGAACTTCCTGCGCGGCGAGGTCAACGAGTTCATCGACCTGCTGCCGGCCCAGCAGCGGGTGAGCGGGGCCGACTGGTACCGCGGCACCGCCGACGCGATCTACCAGAACATCGACATCCTCAAGTCCTACGCGCCCGAGTACATCCTGGTGCTGGCCGGCGACCACGTCTACAAGATGGACTACTCGCTGATGCTGCTGGACCACGTGGAGTCGGGCGCGCGCTGCACCGTCGGCTGCATCGAGGTGCCGCGCATGGAGGCGACGGCGCTGGGCGTGATGGCGATCGACGAGCGGCGCCGCATCACCGCCTTCCTGGAAAAGCCGGCGGACCCGCCCGCCATGCCGGGCAAGCCCGACCGCGCGCTCGGCAGCATGGGCATCTACGTGTTCGATGCCCAATACCTGTACCGGCAGCTGGAGGAGGACTGCGTCGACCCGGCCTCGCACCGCGACTTCGGCCAGGACGTGATCCCCCGGCTGGTGGCGCGCGGCAACGTGCTGGCCCACCCGCTGGGCCTGTCCAGCGTGCCGGCCAGCACCCGGCACAACCCGTACTGGCGCGACGTCGGCACGGTCGATGCGTTCTGGGCCGCCAACCTGGATTTGGCGTCGAACATGCCCGAGCTGAACATCTACGACCGCGACTGGCCGATCTGGACCCACCAGGAGCAGCTGCCGCCGGCCAAGTTCGTGCCGGACGAGCGCGGCCGCCACGGCGAGATCGCCAACGTGATGGCCTCGGGTGGCTGCATCGTGTCGGGGTCGGACCTGTCGCACTCGGTGCTGTTCTCCAGCGTGCGGGTGCACTCGTGCTGCTCGATCCGCGAGGCGGTGATCCTGCCGGGCTGCGACATCGGCCGCGGCAGCAAGCTGTCGAAGGTGGTGATCGACCGCGGTTGCCAGATCGCCGAGGGCACCGTGATCGGCGAGGACCCGCAGCTCGATGGCGAGCGCTTCCACCGCACCGACAGCGGCGTCGTGCTCGTGACGAAGGACATGCTGGGGCAGGACTGA
- a CDS encoding hybrid sensor histidine kinase/response regulator, whose amino-acid sequence MSSSPLPAQGEVARLLQAPDGASPALGEPSRWSQALRTVAALVLNAPRPMYVAWGAELALLYNDAYRHILGDRHPAALGRPLREVWPEIWDCVGPLHERALRGEPAQIEEVECTLRRAGAEVQAWFAVSCSPVHDGDRVAGVLCLIDETTERVLTERHRRDEYRRLQQWFAQAPNLLAVLRGPQHVIEVANRAVHEFTGRGDIVGRTVREALDLEGQGYYELLDEAYRSGTAFVGRSMAVKLRRGRDTPREDRLFDLVFQPMRDDAGRVAGIFLSAVDVTEPTQVTAALRASEHKLKEATEGAGVGTWEIDLIAGRGSWSERGAQLVGLGRREFTATDWVEGLHPDDVPVVQAIWQRALAEGRPYEVEYRTHAPAADGGPRWLLARGRVESDDHGRPLRASGVLFEVTPRRRAQDALRQAEQALRAAEEGMQLAMTIADAGTWDWDMVSGRLVWSRSRFEVLGLQPTPGGEASMDLWLNAIWPEDVPALHAEWQRALAARDVFRSEHRMRRVDGQLIWVTAAGRFFYGEDGEPVRFVGVFFDISQRKKTEEALRNADRRKDEFLATLAHELRNPLAPIRNGLAILRVPGLEDATRERMLELMERQVQHMVRLVDDLLEVSRITRGKIELRREVVELRSLVRASLEGMQPQFHAAQHQVRVDLPLQPVLVNADPIRIAQVVDNLLANACKYTPDGGQVRVGLRAERGQAVLTVADNGTGIPPDMLDRVFELFTQIDRTLGRAKGGLGIGLTLVRQLVRMHGGTVQVESGGIGAGARFTVRLPLLAAGAEPAGAGVAPGLPASAQPLRVLVVDDNHDAADSLALLLMAAGHEVRTTYDGPAALRAVPEFDPQWVLLDIGMPGMNGHEVARALRARPGGDRLKLVAVTGWGQADDRRLTQASGFDAHLVKPVEPAALLRLLEQDELAHPA is encoded by the coding sequence ATGAGCTCCAGCCCGCTCCCGGCCCAGGGGGAGGTCGCCCGCCTCCTCCAGGCCCCGGATGGGGCGTCCCCCGCCCTGGGAGAACCCTCGCGCTGGTCCCAGGCCCTGCGCACCGTCGCCGCCCTGGTCCTGAACGCGCCGCGCCCGATGTACGTGGCCTGGGGCGCCGAACTGGCCCTCCTGTACAACGACGCCTACCGCCACATCCTCGGCGACCGGCACCCGGCCGCCCTCGGCCGGCCGCTGCGCGAAGTCTGGCCCGAGATCTGGGACTGCGTCGGCCCGCTGCACGAGCGCGCCCTGCGGGGGGAACCGGCCCAGATCGAGGAAGTGGAGTGCACGCTGCGGCGCGCGGGCGCCGAGGTGCAGGCCTGGTTCGCCGTGTCCTGCAGCCCGGTGCACGACGGCGACCGCGTGGCCGGCGTGCTGTGCCTGATCGACGAGACGACCGAGCGCGTGCTTACCGAGCGCCACCGGCGCGACGAGTACCGTCGGCTGCAGCAGTGGTTCGCGCAGGCGCCCAACCTGCTGGCCGTGCTGCGCGGGCCGCAGCACGTGATCGAGGTGGCGAACCGGGCGGTGCACGAGTTCACCGGCCGCGGCGACATCGTCGGGCGGACCGTGCGCGAGGCCCTCGACCTGGAAGGCCAGGGCTATTACGAACTGCTCGACGAGGCGTATCGCAGCGGCACCGCCTTCGTCGGCCGCTCCATGGCGGTCAAGCTGCGCCGCGGGCGCGACACGCCGCGCGAGGACCGGCTGTTCGACCTCGTGTTCCAGCCCATGCGCGACGACGCCGGCCGCGTGGCCGGCATCTTCCTTTCGGCCGTCGATGTCACCGAGCCGACGCAAGTCACGGCGGCGCTGCGCGCCAGCGAGCACAAGCTGAAGGAGGCCACCGAGGGCGCGGGGGTCGGCACCTGGGAGATCGACCTCATCGCCGGACGCGGAAGCTGGTCGGAGCGCGGCGCGCAGCTGGTGGGGCTCGGCCGGCGCGAATTCACCGCCACCGATTGGGTCGAAGGGCTGCACCCGGACGACGTGCCGGTGGTGCAGGCGATCTGGCAGCGGGCACTGGCCGAGGGGCGTCCCTACGAGGTCGAGTACCGCACCCACGCGCCGGCCGCCGATGGCGGGCCGCGCTGGCTGCTGGCCCGCGGGCGGGTCGAGTCCGATGACCACGGACGGCCGCTGCGGGCGTCCGGCGTGCTGTTCGAAGTGACCCCGCGCCGGCGGGCGCAGGATGCGCTGCGGCAGGCCGAGCAGGCGCTACGGGCGGCCGAGGAAGGCATGCAGCTGGCGATGACCATCGCCGACGCCGGCACCTGGGACTGGGACATGGTCAGCGGCCGGCTGGTCTGGTCGCGCAGCCGCTTCGAAGTGCTGGGCCTGCAACCCACGCCCGGCGGCGAAGCGAGCATGGACCTGTGGCTCAACGCCATCTGGCCCGAGGACGTCCCGGCGCTGCATGCCGAATGGCAGCGGGCACTGGCGGCGCGCGACGTGTTCCGCTCCGAACACCGGATGCGGCGCGTCGACGGGCAGCTGATCTGGGTGACGGCGGCCGGCCGCTTCTTCTACGGCGAGGACGGCGAGCCGGTGCGCTTCGTCGGCGTGTTCTTCGACATCAGTCAGCGCAAGAAGACCGAGGAGGCGCTGCGCAACGCCGACCGCCGCAAGGACGAATTCCTGGCCACCCTGGCGCACGAGCTGCGCAACCCGCTGGCGCCGATCCGCAACGGGCTGGCCATCCTGCGCGTGCCGGGGCTGGAGGACGCCACGCGCGAGCGCATGCTGGAGCTGATGGAGCGCCAGGTGCAGCACATGGTGCGGCTGGTCGACGATCTGCTGGAGGTCTCGCGCATCACGCGCGGCAAGATCGAACTGCGGCGCGAGGTGGTGGAACTGCGCTCGCTGGTGCGCGCCAGCCTGGAAGGCATGCAGCCGCAGTTCCACGCCGCCCAGCACCAGGTGCGGGTGGACCTGCCGCTCCAGCCGGTGCTGGTGAACGCCGACCCGATCCGCATCGCGCAGGTGGTCGACAACCTGCTGGCCAACGCCTGCAAGTACACGCCCGACGGCGGCCAGGTGCGCGTCGGCCTGCGTGCCGAACGCGGGCAGGCGGTGCTGACGGTGGCGGACAACGGCACCGGCATCCCGCCCGACATGCTGGACCGGGTGTTCGAGCTGTTCACCCAGATCGACCGCACGCTCGGACGCGCCAAGGGCGGCCTGGGCATCGGCCTGACGCTGGTGCGTCAACTGGTGCGCATGCACGGCGGCACGGTGCAGGTCGAAAGCGGCGGCATCGGTGCCGGCGCCCGCTTCACCGTGCGGCTGCCGCTGCTGGCGGCCGGCGCCGAGCCGGCCGGCGCCGGCGTCGCGCCCGGACTGCCGGCCTCGGCCCAGCCGCTGCGCGTGCTGGTGGTGGACGACAACCACGATGCCGCCGACAGCCTGGCCCTGCTGCTGATGGCCGCCGGGCACGAGGTGCGCACCACCTACGACGGGCCGGCGGCGCTGCGGGCCGTCCCCGAGTTCGACCCGCAATGGGTGCTGCTGGACATCGGCATGCCCGGCATGAACGGCCACGAGGTCGCGCGGGCGCTGCGGGCCCGTCCCGGCGGCGACCGGCTCAAGCTGGTCGCCGTGACCGGCTGGGGCCAGGCCGACGACCGCCGGCTGACGCAGGCCTCGGGGTTCGACGCCCACCTGGTCAAGCCGGTTGAGCCGGCCGCCCTGCTGCGCCTGCTGGAGCAGGACGAGCTGGCGCACCCGGCCTAG
- a CDS encoding FKBP-type peptidyl-prolyl cis-trans isomerase has protein sequence MHITKDTVVTLAVRIADLQGRLLDQSKGAEAYLHGGYGNTLPKLEAALEGRQAGDQLTLQLAAPDAFGERGEQLVRTLPKREFPPGVKVGGVLELPDDQGRPQAFRVAKVRGDTVHLDGNHPLAGQALRFMVKVLAVRAATPEEIQHRHAHGEHGHHH, from the coding sequence ATGCACATCACCAAGGACACCGTCGTCACGCTGGCGGTCAGGATCGCCGACCTGCAGGGCCGCCTGCTCGACCAGAGCAAGGGCGCCGAGGCCTACCTGCACGGCGGCTATGGCAACACCCTGCCCAAGCTGGAGGCCGCGCTGGAAGGCCGCCAGGCGGGCGACCAGCTCACGCTGCAGCTGGCGGCGCCCGACGCGTTCGGCGAGCGCGGCGAGCAGCTGGTTCGGACCCTGCCCAAGCGCGAATTCCCGCCGGGCGTGAAGGTGGGCGGGGTGTTGGAACTGCCCGACGACCAGGGCCGGCCGCAGGCGTTCCGGGTCGCCAAGGTCAGGGGAGACACCGTGCACCTGGATGGCAACCACCCGCTGGCCGGGCAGGCGCTGCGTTTCATGGTCAAGGTGCTGGCCGTGCGCGCGGCCACGCCGGAGGAGATCCAGCACCGGCACGCCCACGGCGAGCACGGCCACCACCACTGA